A section of the Rhodospirillaceae bacterium genome encodes:
- the phbB gene encoding acetoacetyl-CoA reductase has product MARVALVTGGTRGIGEAISIALQEAGCKVAANYGGNDERAREFADRTGIGVYKFDVGDFDAVRDGVAQVEADLGPIDILVNNAGITRDGTMHRMPYDNWDDVIRTNLSSCFNCSRAVIEGMRARKFGRIVNIGSINGQGGQYGQVNYAAAKSGIHGFTKALAQEGAAQGITVNAIAPGYVDTDMVRAVPQKVLERIIQRIPVGRLGNAKDIARGVVFLTGDDADFITGSTLSINGGQHMY; this is encoded by the coding sequence ATGGCGCGCGTAGCACTGGTCACGGGCGGAACCCGTGGCATCGGCGAGGCGATTTCCATCGCGCTGCAGGAAGCCGGCTGCAAGGTGGCCGCGAACTACGGCGGTAACGACGAGCGGGCCCGGGAATTTGCCGACCGCACCGGCATCGGCGTCTACAAGTTCGACGTCGGCGACTTCGACGCCGTCAGGGACGGTGTGGCGCAGGTCGAGGCCGATCTCGGCCCGATCGACATCCTGGTCAACAACGCCGGCATCACCCGCGACGGCACCATGCACCGGATGCCCTACGACAACTGGGACGATGTTATCCGCACCAACCTCTCGTCCTGCTTCAACTGCTCGCGCGCCGTGATCGAAGGCATGCGCGCGCGCAAGTTCGGCCGCATCGTCAACATCGGCTCGATCAACGGCCAGGGCGGGCAGTACGGCCAAGTGAACTACGCCGCCGCCAAGTCCGGCATCCACGGTTTCACCAAGGCGCTGGCCCAGGAGGGCGCGGCCCAGGGCATCACGGTCAACGCCATCGCGCCGGGCTATGTCGATACCGACATGGTGCGCGCCGTGCCGCAGAAGGTGCTGGAGCGGATCATCCAGCGGATTCCGGTCGGCCGCCTCGGCAATGCGAAGGACATCGCCCGCGGCGTGGTCTTCCTGACCGGCGACGACGCCGACTTCATCACCGGCTCGACGCTCAGCATCAACGGCGGCCAGCACATGTACTAG
- a CDS encoding oxygenase MpaB family protein — MENIPSAYIDGYANGRTVDAGRAENYVAHTMVGDPLADAMVADLASLEPEESSRLIRLGMHGPQGGDENALRDAPASVREFFDSIAEPPDWVDFPSFLPGCRMFHRNTRLVLAAMVGGVLVEGFSTNIAKSFFLTGKLRDQGVRRLKQNNRHMLEIFMPGGMEQHNDGWTHSVRVRLVHARIRQLIAKSDEWDVGELGTPISAAHVGFAIAAFSARCLRHLKRLGAKFEEEERQSFMAVWRYSGYLMGVPESILYRDEAEALEIYRIGLVCEPPTSLESIVLASSLINSAPLFAGITEIHERRKLANYIAEISRALIGDELADRFRYPESTTKGILWRFRTLNRIEETMNRLRPKRSRRNINLTTILDVSMFDKEGISYKLPDHVYAEESSQY; from the coding sequence ATGGAAAATATACCGTCTGCCTATATCGATGGTTATGCGAATGGCCGGACGGTCGATGCCGGGCGGGCGGAGAACTACGTCGCCCACACCATGGTGGGCGACCCACTGGCCGATGCCATGGTTGCCGACCTCGCTTCTCTCGAACCGGAAGAATCGAGCCGGCTGATCCGGCTGGGCATGCATGGCCCGCAAGGGGGCGACGAAAACGCCCTGCGCGACGCGCCGGCCTCGGTGAGGGAATTTTTCGACTCCATCGCAGAACCGCCTGACTGGGTCGACTTCCCTTCGTTCCTGCCTGGTTGCCGCATGTTTCACCGGAACACCCGGCTGGTGCTTGCCGCGATGGTCGGCGGCGTTCTGGTCGAGGGCTTTTCGACGAACATCGCCAAGTCGTTTTTCCTGACCGGAAAACTTCGGGATCAGGGCGTGCGCCGGCTCAAGCAGAACAACCGCCACATGCTGGAGATTTTCATGCCCGGCGGTATGGAGCAGCACAACGACGGGTGGACCCATTCCGTCCGGGTCAGGCTGGTCCACGCCAGGATCCGGCAGTTGATCGCCAAATCCGACGAATGGGATGTCGGCGAGTTGGGTACGCCGATCAGCGCGGCCCATGTCGGCTTTGCCATCGCGGCGTTTTCGGCCCGGTGCCTGCGGCATCTGAAAAGACTGGGCGCGAAGTTCGAAGAGGAGGAACGGCAAAGCTTCATGGCCGTATGGCGCTATTCGGGATATCTGATGGGGGTTCCCGAATCGATCCTCTACCGCGACGAAGCGGAAGCGCTCGAAATCTACAGGATAGGCCTCGTTTGCGAGCCGCCGACGTCGCTGGAATCGATCGTACTCGCGTCGTCGCTGATCAATTCGGCGCCCCTGTTCGCCGGAATTACCGAAATTCACGAGCGGCGAAAACTGGCCAACTATATTGCGGAGATTTCCCGGGCGCTGATCGGAGACGAGCTTGCCGACCGGTTCCGGTATCCGGAGAGCACCACCAAGGGAATACTCTGGCGGTTCCGCACGCTGAACCGGATCGAGGAGACGATGAACCGGCTGAGGCCGAAACGGTCCCGGCGGAATATCAACCTGACCACAATTCTCGACGTTTCCATGTTTGACAAGGAGGGAATCAGCTACAAACTGCCCGATCATGTCTATGCCGAAGAGTCTTCCCAGTATTAG
- a CDS encoding NUDIX hydrolase has product MTHNPASQPASATSGNRPVRPRPGTGQSVGPDVWKIPEGDERERLVCSDCGFIHYDNPKIVVGSVAVWDDKVLMCRRAIAPRIGYWTLPAGFMELHERSEDAAAREAWEEARAEIEVHDLFALYNIPRISQVQLFYRATLKSPAIEPGPESTEVRLFGWDELPEDEFAFPSVPWALQHYREIAGETAFAVRTNPPPGSMGPSADGTAFASPKQERPRG; this is encoded by the coding sequence ATGACGCATAACCCGGCCAGCCAGCCAGCCTCCGCGACATCCGGGAACCGGCCCGTTCGTCCGCGACCCGGTACTGGCCAGAGTGTCGGACCGGACGTCTGGAAGATTCCGGAGGGCGACGAGCGCGAGCGGCTGGTCTGCTCCGATTGCGGCTTCATCCACTACGACAACCCGAAGATCGTCGTCGGGTCCGTGGCGGTATGGGACGACAAGGTGCTGATGTGCCGGCGGGCGATCGCGCCGCGCATCGGCTACTGGACGCTGCCGGCCGGCTTCATGGAACTGCACGAGCGCTCTGAGGATGCCGCCGCGCGCGAGGCCTGGGAAGAGGCCCGCGCCGAGATCGAGGTGCACGACCTGTTCGCGCTCTACAACATCCCGCGCATCAGCCAGGTCCAGCTCTTCTATCGCGCCACGCTCAAATCGCCGGCGATCGAACCGGGGCCGGAGAGCACCGAAGTCCGCCTGTTCGGCTGGGACGAACTGCCGGAAGACGAATTCGCCTTCCCGTCGGTCCCCTGGGCGCTGCAGCATTACCGGGAAATCGCCGGCGAGACCGCCTTTGCCGTCCGCACCAACCCGCCCCCCGGATCCATGGGTCCGTCCGCCGACGGCACGGCTTTCGCATCCCCGAAACAGGAGCGACCGCGTGGCTGA
- a CDS encoding MMPL family transporter: MLALTAGARFIGVTNDYRSLFDADNPQLAAFNAFENVYGATNTALIAVAPGKGTVFTRETLIALEALTEAAWKTPFSTRADSLANYNHTWAEEDDLIVEPLVDDAAALSEQDIRRIEKIALSEPELVGRLVSRDGKVAGLAISFALPDNPDAAVVKITDYLNAQLDRQRAANPDIAYYLTGDVPLNRAFADATRDDMESLAPIVFLIIVLAAALLLRSLLGTVAIVAVLGFVINTTVGFAGWIGTVFNPANSGVPIIVMTVAIAHSVHIVSSTLAAMSKGMDRNAAIAEALRINAWPVFLTSLTTAIGFLSLNASDSPPFRVLGNLVAFGVLCAFVYSLTFLPALLSVLPLRARAPRSGKTAFFDRFGGFVVARRKLLLACSALVTVLLITGISRIELTDNWTRYLSERYQFRQDTDFVIRNLTGMETLEYSLKSGREGGITEPAYLRKVEAFAQWFRAQPEVFHVQAFSDIMKRLNKNMHADDPASYRLPEDAELAAQFLLLYELSLPGGMDLNDRIDVGKSATRMTVVMRSLTSQKQRELDERAQAWIGANAPGLASEASGVSIVFAHLSQRNIQSMLTGTIIAMALISLILIFVFRSIRLGLVSLLPNFIPAALAFGVWGYLVGRVGLAGSVMTAIAFGIVVDDTIHFLTKYLKARREGLSAPEAVRSTFRIVGHALWTTTAVLCLGFLVFAASGFEISWSLGILVSVTIGFALLADFLLLPPLLMAIDRRKT; encoded by the coding sequence ATGCTTGCGCTGACCGCCGGGGCCAGGTTCATCGGCGTCACCAACGACTACCGCAGCCTGTTCGACGCCGACAATCCGCAACTGGCGGCGTTCAACGCTTTCGAGAACGTCTATGGCGCAACCAATACGGCATTGATAGCCGTCGCCCCGGGCAAGGGCACGGTGTTTACCCGCGAGACCCTGATTGCCCTTGAAGCCCTGACCGAGGCGGCGTGGAAAACGCCGTTTTCGACCCGGGCCGATTCGCTGGCCAACTACAACCATACCTGGGCGGAAGAAGACGATCTCATCGTCGAGCCGTTGGTCGATGACGCTGCGGCGCTGAGCGAACAGGATATCCGGCGAATCGAAAAGATCGCGCTAAGCGAGCCGGAGCTCGTCGGTCGTCTGGTCTCCCGCGACGGTAAAGTGGCAGGGTTGGCAATCAGCTTTGCGCTCCCCGACAATCCGGATGCCGCGGTCGTCAAGATCACCGACTACCTCAATGCGCAGCTGGATCGTCAGCGGGCGGCCAATCCCGATATCGCCTACTACCTGACCGGCGACGTTCCCCTGAACCGGGCCTTTGCCGACGCGACCCGGGACGATATGGAATCCCTCGCGCCGATCGTGTTCCTGATCATCGTTCTGGCCGCGGCCCTTCTCCTTCGTTCCCTGCTGGGTACGGTGGCGATCGTTGCGGTGCTCGGCTTTGTCATCAACACCACGGTCGGTTTTGCGGGCTGGATCGGTACGGTGTTCAATCCGGCCAATTCCGGCGTACCCATCATCGTGATGACGGTCGCCATCGCCCACTCGGTCCACATCGTTTCGAGCACCCTAGCGGCCATGAGCAAGGGCATGGACCGGAATGCGGCCATCGCAGAAGCGCTGCGCATCAATGCCTGGCCGGTCTTTCTCACGTCGCTGACCACCGCAATCGGCTTTCTCAGCCTCAACGCCTCGGATTCGCCGCCCTTCCGGGTTCTCGGCAATCTCGTGGCCTTCGGTGTGCTGTGCGCGTTCGTCTATTCGCTGACATTCCTGCCGGCGCTCCTGTCGGTCCTGCCCCTGCGGGCCAGGGCGCCGCGCAGCGGCAAGACAGCCTTCTTCGATCGTTTCGGCGGTTTCGTCGTCGCCCGGCGCAAGCTCCTGCTTGCCTGCTCCGCTCTCGTGACGGTGTTGCTGATCACGGGCATCTCCAGGATCGAACTGACCGACAACTGGACGCGATATCTCAGCGAGCGTTACCAGTTCCGCCAGGACACGGACTTCGTCATCCGGAACCTGACCGGCATGGAAACGCTGGAATATTCGCTGAAATCCGGACGCGAAGGCGGCATCACCGAACCCGCCTATCTGCGCAAGGTCGAGGCTTTCGCCCAGTGGTTCCGGGCGCAGCCGGAAGTTTTCCACGTTCAGGCCTTTTCCGACATCATGAAGCGCCTGAACAAGAACATGCACGCCGACGATCCGGCTTCCTACAGGCTGCCGGAAGATGCGGAGCTCGCCGCCCAGTTCCTGCTGCTTTACGAACTTTCGCTGCCGGGCGGCATGGATCTGAACGACCGGATCGACGTCGGAAAATCGGCGACGCGCATGACGGTCGTGATGCGCAGCCTGACATCCCAGAAGCAACGCGAGCTCGATGAGCGGGCGCAAGCCTGGATCGGGGCCAACGCACCGGGTCTCGCCTCCGAGGCGTCGGGCGTCAGCATCGTTTTCGCGCATCTTTCCCAGCGGAACATCCAGAGCATGCTGACCGGCACCATTATCGCCATGGCGCTCATTTCGCTGATTCTGATCTTCGTCTTCCGCAGCATTCGCCTCGGCCTCGTGAGCCTCCTGCCGAATTTCATTCCTGCAGCCCTGGCCTTCGGCGTGTGGGGCTATCTGGTCGGCCGCGTAGGACTTGCCGGATCCGTGATGACGGCGATCGCCTTCGGCATCGTCGTGGACGATACGATCCACTTCCTGACCAAGTATCTGAAAGCGCGTCGCGAGGGCCTATCCGCGCCGGAGGCCGTGCGCTCGACTTTCCGGATCGTCGGCCATGCATTATGGACCACAACCGCCGTCCTGTGCCTCGGCTTCCTGGTGTTTGCAGCATCGGGTTTCGAAATAAGCTGGTCGCTCGGTATTCTGGTTTCCGTTACCATCGGCTTCGCTCTGCTCGCCGATTTCCTGCTTCTCCCGCCGCTGTTGATGGCCATCGATCGGAGAAAGACATGA
- a CDS encoding class I adenylate-forming enzyme family protein, translating to MTGLTDFPRHSPALAQEFRDAGFWNDDRLADYLERWATETPDKVAIAAPDRDITYAEWRDRSRRFANALLGLGLKRGDVVAIQYPNHPEFLIAFLGVAMMGGVLCTLHMPYRAGEMAPLMNHSRARAVICTAGDEKYDAPATMAGLKAQVPSLEHIIVIGGRGAGLDFDTLIDGAPDDPVADPPAPDDPVILCFTSGTSASPKGVVRTHETFTSNLRIYPQTIGLTAGDRVLVAPPFTHVFGLSCGMLGLCHGATNVLMSLFSPELYADRLVNGRPTVVFSAPAHVAATIKAGLLDGVDLGSIRDVIVAGSVCPPEVAADLERRMPNGRTGQLFGMTETILIMQTPLDAPPEIRHTSTGRKTGGIEVRVANPEDDTEVPNGGEGELQLAGYSIFPGYLNNPEANAGAFAADGFFRTGDLATVDADGNVVIIGRVKDVINRGGIKINPTDVENLLQAHPAIVLAAVVPMPDDVLGERLCLFVTLAPGAGLTFEEMTGYLEANGVAKMRWPERLEIVDEMPMTPTRKIQKGELAKLVA from the coding sequence ATGACCGGGCTGACCGATTTTCCGCGTCATTCGCCGGCCCTCGCGCAAGAGTTTCGCGATGCCGGATTCTGGAACGACGACCGGCTGGCCGACTATCTGGAGCGCTGGGCCACGGAAACGCCGGACAAGGTGGCGATAGCCGCACCGGACCGGGACATCACCTACGCCGAATGGCGCGATCGCTCACGCCGCTTCGCCAATGCCCTGCTCGGCCTCGGCCTGAAGCGCGGCGACGTGGTGGCGATCCAGTATCCCAACCATCCCGAATTCCTCATCGCCTTCCTCGGTGTGGCGATGATGGGCGGCGTGCTGTGCACCCTGCACATGCCCTACCGCGCCGGCGAGATGGCGCCGCTGATGAACCACAGCCGGGCGCGCGCCGTGATCTGTACCGCCGGCGACGAAAAATACGACGCGCCTGCGACCATGGCGGGCCTGAAGGCGCAGGTGCCGTCGCTCGAACACATCATCGTCATCGGCGGCCGCGGCGCGGGGCTCGATTTCGATACCCTGATCGACGGCGCTCCCGACGATCCGGTTGCCGATCCGCCCGCTCCCGACGACCCGGTCATCCTGTGTTTCACCTCGGGCACCTCGGCGTCGCCCAAAGGCGTCGTGCGGACGCACGAGACCTTCACCTCGAACCTGCGCATCTATCCGCAGACCATCGGCCTCACCGCCGGAGACCGGGTGCTGGTCGCGCCGCCCTTCACCCACGTCTTCGGCCTGTCCTGCGGGATGCTCGGCCTGTGCCACGGCGCGACCAACGTCCTGATGTCCCTGTTCTCGCCGGAACTTTATGCCGACCGGCTGGTCAACGGCCGGCCGACGGTCGTGTTCTCCGCGCCGGCCCATGTCGCGGCGACAATCAAAGCCGGGCTGCTCGACGGCGTCGACCTCGGTTCGATCCGGGACGTGATCGTCGCCGGTTCGGTCTGCCCGCCGGAGGTCGCCGCAGACCTGGAGCGCCGGATGCCGAACGGCCGGACGGGGCAGTTGTTCGGCATGACCGAGACCATTCTCATCATGCAGACGCCGCTCGACGCGCCGCCGGAGATCCGCCACACCAGCACCGGCCGCAAGACCGGCGGCATCGAGGTGCGGGTCGCCAATCCCGAAGACGATACCGAAGTCCCGAACGGCGGCGAGGGAGAACTGCAACTTGCGGGTTACAGCATCTTCCCGGGATATCTGAACAATCCCGAAGCCAATGCCGGGGCTTTCGCCGCCGATGGCTTTTTCAGGACCGGCGACCTGGCGACCGTCGATGCCGACGGCAACGTCGTCATCATCGGCCGGGTCAAGGACGTGATCAACCGCGGCGGCATCAAGATCAATCCGACCGATGTCGAGAATCTTCTGCAGGCCCATCCGGCGATCGTACTCGCGGCGGTGGTCCCGATGCCGGACGATGTGCTGGGCGAGCGCCTGTGCCTGTTCGTCACCCTCGCACCCGGCGCGGGCCTGACCTTCGAGGAAATGACCGGGTATCTCGAAGCGAACGGCGTCGCGAAGATGCGCTGGCCCGAGCGGCTGGAAATTGTCGACGAGATGCCGATGACGCCGACCCGGAAAATCCAGAAAGGCGAACTGGCAAAACTGGTGGCGTAG
- a CDS encoding XRE family transcriptional regulator translates to MFQRGRFGRSELAAVGRRLRLHRVAKGWSLKRLSEVSGVSVAAIRKIELGESNPGLLTVLALLEALDKPVDRLVGEIAERERSIHLVRAAQRERAAAVGAKTIPLSAGLGKAAMAGRYVRLDAGEPLAAAENRPMFGFVLDGTVCVDPAEGVAETCGEGDAFHLLSQPHGAVRGGSAGARLVLVDQADPA, encoded by the coding sequence ATGTTTCAGCGCGGCCGCTTCGGCCGGAGCGAACTCGCGGCGGTGGGGCGGCGCCTGCGCCTGCACCGGGTCGCCAAGGGTTGGTCGCTCAAGCGGCTGTCCGAGGTTTCGGGTGTCAGTGTCGCGGCGATCCGCAAGATCGAGTTGGGCGAGTCAAACCCCGGCCTGCTCACGGTTCTGGCATTGCTCGAAGCCTTGGACAAACCGGTCGACCGGCTGGTCGGCGAGATCGCGGAGCGCGAACGGAGCATCCATCTGGTGCGCGCCGCGCAGCGCGAGCGGGCCGCGGCGGTCGGAGCGAAGACGATCCCGCTTTCGGCCGGCCTGGGCAAGGCGGCGATGGCCGGGCGCTATGTCCGTCTGGACGCCGGCGAGCCCCTCGCGGCGGCCGAAAACCGCCCGATGTTCGGCTTTGTGCTCGACGGCACGGTCTGCGTCGATCCTGCTGAAGGCGTCGCGGAAACCTGCGGAGAGGGCGACGCATTCCATCTGCTGTCGCAGCCGCATGGCGCGGTCCGCGGCGGATCGGCCGGCGCGCGCCTGGTCCTCGTCGATCAGGCGGATCCGGCGTAA
- a CDS encoding aromatic ring-hydroxylating dioxygenase subunit alpha, translated as MLFRGAAPVHGGGTGEERGLAIFLRNYWYVAAWSEEIGREPLQRWLLNEPVVMWRRGDGTPCALADRCPHRGAPLSNGRVVGDDIVCGYHGLGFCGDGSCTQVPGVETLPAGLSTRSYPVAERWGWVFLWMGDPALADEAAIPDYHWNDDPGWAGRGETLPVAVNYTLVRDNLLDLSHAHFVHQDTLATDAVVDAPVKTEFDGKALRVVRDMRGIEPSPFFKRLCGFNGTVNHRQEVAFTPAANIVISVRVSSNDNPDHAVENRVLNAMTPETDRSTHYFWSLQRDTALDDEALTDAMFTANRDTFFEDVAVIEAQQKMLDRAPEPARPVRWHIDKGVDRAQRWVAKLLSEEAAQAHRAAAE; from the coding sequence TTGCTGTTCCGCGGTGCCGCGCCGGTTCACGGCGGTGGCACCGGAGAGGAAAGGGGCCTGGCGATTTTCCTGCGCAACTACTGGTACGTCGCGGCGTGGAGCGAGGAAATCGGCCGCGAGCCGCTGCAGCGCTGGCTGCTCAACGAGCCGGTCGTGATGTGGCGGCGCGGCGACGGAACGCCCTGCGCGCTGGCCGACCGCTGCCCGCATCGCGGCGCGCCCTTGTCGAACGGCCGCGTCGTCGGCGACGACATCGTCTGCGGCTACCACGGGCTGGGCTTTTGCGGCGACGGAAGCTGTACCCAGGTGCCCGGCGTCGAGACGCTGCCCGCCGGCCTGTCGACCCGGTCCTATCCCGTTGCCGAGCGCTGGGGCTGGGTATTTCTCTGGATGGGCGATCCGGCGCTGGCCGACGAAGCGGCGATCCCGGACTATCACTGGAACGACGATCCGGGCTGGGCCGGCCGCGGCGAGACCCTGCCGGTTGCGGTCAACTACACGCTCGTACGCGACAATCTCCTCGACCTGTCCCATGCCCATTTCGTGCATCAGGACACGCTGGCCACGGACGCCGTGGTCGATGCGCCGGTAAAGACCGAATTCGACGGGAAGGCCCTGCGGGTTGTCCGCGACATGCGGGGAATCGAGCCGTCGCCCTTCTTCAAGCGGCTGTGCGGCTTCAACGGCACCGTCAACCATCGACAGGAGGTCGCGTTCACCCCGGCGGCGAATATCGTGATCAGCGTGCGGGTCAGCTCAAACGACAATCCCGACCACGCGGTCGAGAACCGGGTGCTCAATGCCATGACGCCGGAGACCGATCGCTCGACCCACTATTTCTGGTCGCTCCAGCGCGACACCGCGCTTGACGACGAGGCGCTCACAGACGCCATGTTCACTGCCAACCGGGACACATTCTTCGAGGATGTCGCGGTCATCGAGGCCCAGCAGAAGATGCTCGACAGGGCGCCCGAGCCGGCGCGCCCGGTGCGCTGGCATATCGACAAGGGCGTCGACCGGGCGCAGCGCTGGGTGGCGAAGCTGCTGAGCGAAGAAGCGGCGCAGGCCCACCGGGCCGCCGCGGAATGA
- a CDS encoding outer membrane lipoprotein-sorting protein: MIPAYSIGSTTCAAVLLIAGSLAASLPASAASPEEAGLKIAKKAYDRDKGFGNFTANQTMVLRNKRGQESRRQLRIKVLEVEGTGNKSLFVFDRPRNVKGTAFLIHSHRTKADDQWLYLPALKRVKRISSSNRSGSFMGSEFSYEDLGAQEIEKYTYKFLRDEACGKRKCSVVEQVPTAKRSGYRRQLVWRDKEDFRLWKVAYYDRKNAHLKTLTLSKYKLYLDRFWRANEMAMVNHLTGKSTVMMWSGYKFGSKISESEFTRTGLKRVR; the protein is encoded by the coding sequence ATGATCCCCGCGTATTCCATCGGTTCGACAACCTGTGCCGCCGTTCTGCTGATTGCGGGTTCGCTGGCCGCGTCGCTTCCCGCCAGCGCAGCCTCTCCCGAAGAAGCCGGCCTCAAGATCGCAAAAAAAGCCTATGACCGCGACAAGGGGTTCGGCAATTTCACCGCGAACCAGACCATGGTGCTGCGCAACAAGCGCGGGCAGGAGAGCCGTCGCCAACTGCGGATCAAGGTGCTCGAGGTCGAAGGCACCGGCAACAAGAGCCTGTTCGTGTTCGACCGGCCGCGCAACGTCAAGGGCACGGCGTTCCTCATCCACTCCCACAGGACAAAGGCCGACGACCAGTGGCTCTATCTGCCGGCGCTCAAGCGGGTCAAACGCATCAGTTCGTCGAACCGCTCCGGCTCCTTCATGGGCAGCGAGTTCTCCTATGAGGATCTGGGCGCCCAGGAAATCGAGAAGTACACTTACAAATTCCTGCGCGACGAGGCGTGCGGCAAACGCAAATGCTCTGTGGTCGAGCAGGTTCCGACGGCCAAGCGGTCCGGCTATCGCCGCCAGCTCGTCTGGCGCGACAAGGAGGATTTCCGCCTCTGGAAGGTCGCCTATTACGACCGCAAGAACGCACACCTCAAGACGCTGACATTGAGCAAATACAAGCTTTATCTCGACCGGTTCTGGCGCGCCAACGAGATGGCCATGGTGAACCACCTGACCGGCAAGAGCACGGTCATGATGTGGTCGGGCTACAAGTTCGGAAGCAAGATCAGCGAGAGCGAATTCACGCGAACCGGCCTGAAACGGGTTCGCTGA
- a CDS encoding PaaI family thioesterase has protein sequence MSATLTERLAAARESGDPNAMAEAIPYARFLHITAALDGDDLVSCMNYSPHIIGNPILPAIHGGTIGGLLETAAILKLLWMQETLRIPKTITITVDYLRSAGPKDTYARASVTKLGARVANVRVFAWQDDPTRPVAGANANFMLSPA, from the coding sequence ATGAGCGCCACGCTGACCGAGCGGCTCGCGGCGGCGCGCGAGTCGGGCGACCCGAACGCCATGGCCGAGGCGATTCCCTACGCCCGCTTCCTGCACATCACCGCGGCGCTCGACGGCGACGACCTTGTCTCGTGCATGAACTACAGCCCGCACATCATCGGCAACCCGATCCTGCCGGCGATCCACGGCGGCACGATCGGCGGCCTGCTCGAGACGGCGGCGATCCTGAAACTGCTGTGGATGCAGGAAACCCTGCGGATTCCCAAGACAATCACGATCACGGTGGATTACCTTCGCTCGGCCGGGCCCAAGGACACCTACGCCCGGGCGAGCGTGACCAAGCTGGGCGCCCGGGTCGCCAATGTCCGTGTCTTCGCCTGGCAGGACGATCCGACCCGGCCGGTCGCCGGCGCCAACGCCAATTTCATGCTGTCGCCCGCCTGA
- a CDS encoding PaaI family thioesterase: MAEDPVTPPRPGSKGNPDGKPPTTEEMLKLISGSTPHSRELGLEVVHSARGMAIMRLPWHERLVGNPDELVLHGGVVTTLLDSVCGMATMSARQPPERIVTLDLRIDYQRPATPRLDLFARAEVTKMTRTIAFLSAIAYQDDPKDTVALATGTFMFVGSRKKKGGPDVDRGAGGRKPA; the protein is encoded by the coding sequence ATGGCCGAAGACCCCGTAACGCCGCCGCGCCCCGGATCGAAAGGCAATCCGGACGGCAAGCCGCCGACCACCGAGGAAATGCTCAAGCTGATCAGCGGCTCGACTCCCCACAGCCGGGAACTCGGGCTGGAGGTGGTCCATTCCGCCAGAGGCATGGCGATCATGCGCCTGCCCTGGCACGAGCGGCTGGTCGGCAACCCGGACGAGCTGGTGCTGCACGGCGGCGTCGTGACGACCCTGCTCGACAGCGTGTGCGGCATGGCGACGATGAGCGCGCGCCAGCCGCCGGAGCGCATCGTGACCCTCGACCTGCGAATCGATTACCAGCGCCCGGCGACGCCCCGTCTCGACCTTTTTGCCCGGGCCGAGGTGACCAAGATGACCCGCACCATCGCCTTCCTCAGCGCCATCGCCTATCAGGACGACCCCAAGGACACGGTCGCGCTCGCCACCGGCACCTTCATGTTCGTCGGTAGCCGCAAGAAGAAAGGCGGCCCGGACGTCGATAGGGGCGCCGGCGGGAGGAAGCCGGCATGA
- a CDS encoding enoyl-CoA hydratase-related protein, protein MADFIQCAADNGVGIITLDRPEANNALNADAAKELWDATTELTEDPSVRAILVRANGRMFCSGGDLKYMLAMEDEAALAKALKVTTTYFHAAVSRLMRGNAPVVMAIQGAAAGGGFSFAITGDIVIAGESAKFKMAYTASGISPDGGSTWFLPRLVGLRVAQRLALENPTLTAQEALDIDLITRVVPDDELAGTAMETARRFAEGPTLAYGRVKQLFAETWANGAEHQMELETLAMAASARTRDMNEGLAAFSAKRTPVFEGT, encoded by the coding sequence GTGGCTGACTTCATTCAATGCGCCGCCGACAACGGCGTCGGCATCATCACCCTCGACCGGCCGGAGGCGAACAATGCGCTCAACGCCGACGCCGCGAAGGAACTGTGGGACGCGACGACCGAACTGACCGAAGATCCGTCCGTCCGCGCGATCCTTGTCCGGGCCAACGGCAGGATGTTCTGTTCCGGCGGCGACCTGAAGTACATGCTGGCCATGGAAGACGAGGCAGCGCTCGCCAAAGCGCTGAAGGTGACGACGACCTATTTCCACGCGGCCGTGTCGCGGCTTATGCGCGGCAACGCGCCGGTCGTCATGGCGATCCAGGGTGCCGCAGCCGGCGGCGGCTTCAGCTTCGCGATCACCGGCGACATCGTCATCGCCGGGGAAAGCGCAAAATTCAAGATGGCCTACACCGCTTCGGGCATCAGTCCGGACGGCGGATCGACCTGGTTCCTGCCCCGGCTGGTCGGCCTGCGGGTGGCCCAGCGCCTGGCGCTCGAAAACCCGACGCTGACGGCGCAGGAGGCGCTGGACATCGACCTGATCACCCGGGTCGTGCCCGACGATGAACTGGCCGGGACCGCGATGGAAACGGCGCGGCGGTTCGCCGAGGGGCCGACCCTCGCCTACGGCCGGGTCAAGCAACTGTTCGCCGAGACCTGGGCCAACGGGGCCGAGCACCAGATGGAACTGGAAACCCTGGCCATGGCCGCCAGCGCCCGCACAAGGGATATGAACGAGGGCCTCGCCGCCTTTTCCGCCAAGCGGACGCCGGTTTTCGAAGGGACCTGA